In Helicobacter anatolicus, a single genomic region encodes these proteins:
- the pseF gene encoding pseudaminic acid cytidylyltransferase codes for METVAIIPARGGSKRILKKNIKEFCGKPIIAYSIELALKSGVFDQVVVSSDDDEILEVAKKYGAQCLKRSQELGRDDTPTLPVIAEAIKMLGLSEDSMICCLYATAPLLEESYFLHGKMALEKSQNKSYAFSVVEFESSPFRGFSIQEDIINLLFPQYQVFRSQDLNKIYHDAGAFYWGYAKSFLEQKPIFDKDSIPIVLPKLMAQDIDTIDDWNLAEIKYNLKYA; via the coding sequence ATATCAAAGAGTTTTGTGGTAAGCCAATTATTGCTTACTCTATTGAACTTGCCCTAAAAAGTGGGGTATTTGATCAGGTGGTTGTAAGTAGTGATGATGATGAGATTTTAGAAGTAGCAAAAAAATATGGTGCGCAATGTCTTAAAAGGTCTCAAGAATTAGGAAGAGATGATACGCCAACACTTCCTGTAATTGCTGAGGCGATTAAAATGCTTGGACTTTCAGAAGATAGTATGATTTGTTGTCTTTATGCCACAGCACCACTTTTAGAGGAATCTTATTTTTTACATGGGAAAATGGCTTTAGAAAAAAGTCAAAATAAGTCTTATGCTTTTTCGGTTGTAGAATTTGAAAGTTCTCCATTCAGGGGCTTTAGTATTCAGGAAGATATAATCAATTTGCTTTTTCCGCAATATCAAGTCTTTAGATCGCAAGATTTGAATAAAATTTATCATGATGCTGGGGCTTTTTATTGGGGGTATGCCAAAAGTTTTTTAGAACAAAAACCTATTTTTGATAAAGATTCTATACCTATTGTCTTGCCAAAGCTTATGGCACAGGATATTGATACTATAGATGATTGGAATCTTGCAGAAATTAAATATAATCTAAAATATGCCTAA
- the pseH gene encoding UDP-4-amino-4,6-dideoxy-N-acetyl-beta-L-altrosamine N-acetyltransferase, which produces MAKIFTFNGVQAINFVDLKEKEIYKVLEFRNHPEISKWMYNSSILSLQAHLDFLESLKTTPSTCYWVFKKDEEFLGVGSLKRINIAHKNAYLGIYKNPEKKGVGDEILQFLEYIAFDSFGLHSLVLEVIASNKKAIACYERNKFVHTGTLKEYIFMNKKYQDVLIYGKINAK; this is translated from the coding sequence ATGGCAAAAATTTTTACTTTCAATGGTGTGCAAGCGATAAATTTCGTAGATCTAAAAGAAAAGGAAATTTATAAGGTTTTAGAATTTCGTAACCATCCTGAAATTTCTAAGTGGATGTATAATTCTTCAATTTTATCGTTGCAGGCACATTTAGACTTTTTGGAAAGTTTAAAAACAACACCCTCTACTTGCTATTGGGTTTTTAAAAAAGATGAGGAATTTTTGGGGGTTGGATCATTAAAGAGAATTAATATTGCACACAAAAATGCTTATTTGGGTATTTATAAAAATCCTGAAAAAAAAGGAGTGGGTGATGAGATTTTGCAATTTTTAGAGTATATTGCTTTTGATTCTTTTGGGTTACACTCTTTAGTATTAGAAGTGATTGCAAGTAATAAAAAAGCTATTGCTTGTTATGAGCGTAATAAATTTGTACATACGGGGACATTAAAAGAATATATTTTTATGAATAAAAAATATCAAGATGTGTTAATTTATGGAAAAATTAATGCAAAATAA
- the pseI gene encoding pseudaminic acid synthase, with product MQNKKQRPLLVAEISANHNQNLELAKKHILYAKKAGANAVKIQTYTPSCLTLNSKSNIFKINANSPWDGKYLFELYSEAFLPWEWHEELFEYAKNIDIEIFSSPFSLRALELLESLHCPRYKIASFECVDLDFIYEVAKTKKPIILSTGVAQEEEIKDAVLVCKKAGNNDITLLQCTSAYPAPLKKANLSKMPLFFEKYGVKYGLSDHTLGNLCAIIATTLGASLIEKHFILDKKLGGVDSDFSMDFKEFCGLSKEIDNVILALGDKDSPRVVSEQERVFARSLFVKKKIQKGEILTRENIGSFRPNAGLHPKYLKDVLGRIATKDLEFSKPLNENDFE from the coding sequence ATGCAAAATAAAAAACAAAGACCACTTTTAGTTGCAGAAATTAGTGCAAATCATAATCAAAATTTAGAGCTTGCAAAAAAACATATTTTATATGCCAAAAAGGCTGGAGCAAATGCTGTAAAAATCCAAACTTATACTCCTTCATGTTTAACACTTAATTCTAAAAGTAATATTTTTAAAATCAATGCTAATAGCCCATGGGATGGAAAATATCTTTTTGAGCTCTATAGTGAAGCATTTTTACCTTGGGAGTGGCATGAAGAATTATTTGAATATGCCAAAAATATTGATATTGAAATTTTCAGCTCTCCTTTTAGTTTAAGGGCTTTAGAGCTTTTGGAATCTTTGCATTGTCCGCGTTATAAAATTGCAAGCTTTGAGTGTGTTGATTTGGATTTTATTTATGAGGTAGCAAAGACAAAAAAACCTATTATTTTATCCACAGGAGTTGCACAAGAAGAAGAGATAAAAGATGCGGTTTTAGTGTGCAAAAAAGCAGGAAATAATGATATTACACTTTTGCAATGTACAAGTGCATATCCTGCACCATTAAAAAAAGCAAATCTTTCTAAAATGCCATTATTTTTTGAAAAATATGGAGTAAAGTATGGTCTTTCAGATCATACTTTGGGAAATTTGTGTGCAATTATCGCAACTACTCTTGGAGCAAGTTTGATCGAAAAGCATTTTATTTTGGATAAAAAACTAGGAGGAGTGGATAGTGATTTTAGTATGGATTTTAAAGAATTTTGTGGACTTTCAAAAGAAATTGATAATGTGATTTTGGCATTAGGAGATAAAGATTCTCCTAGAGTGGTGAGTGAACAAGAGAGGGTATTTGCAAGAAGTTTATTTGTCAAAAAGAAAATTCAAAAAGGAGAAATCTTAACTCGTGAGAATATCGGATCTTTTAGACCAAATGCAGGATTACATCCAAAGTATTTAAAAGATGTATTGGGAAGAATTGCTACAAAGGATTTGGAATTTTCCAAACCCCTTAATGAGAATGATTTTGAGTAG
- the fur gene encoding ferric iron uptake transcriptional regulator → MQNRLETLESILERLKSSIKKNGLKNSKQREEIISVLYKNRTHLSPEEIANEIRIKDKNTSISSIYRILNFLEKENFVTTLETDKNGKRYEIAAKEHHDHIICLECGEITEFVDSNIEEQQLKVADINGCKLISHDMRLFVVCKKCQASTQNHSH, encoded by the coding sequence ATGCAAAATAGATTGGAAACTTTAGAATCCATCTTGGAGCGATTAAAATCTTCTATCAAAAAAAATGGATTAAAAAACTCAAAACAAAGAGAAGAGATTATTAGTGTTTTATACAAGAATCGTACACATTTAAGTCCAGAAGAAATTGCCAATGAAATCCGTATCAAAGATAAAAATACTAGTATTTCATCAATTTATAGGATTCTGAATTTTTTAGAAAAAGAAAATTTTGTTACAACATTAGAAACCGATAAGAATGGCAAACGCTATGAGATTGCTGCTAAAGAACATCATGATCATATTATCTGTCTTGAATGTGGCGAAATTACAGAATTTGTCGATAGTAATATTGAGGAACAACAATTAAAAGTAGCGGATATTAATGGCTGTAAGCTTATTAGCCACGATATGCGTCTTTTTGTCGTTTGTAAAAAATGTCAAGCTTCTACTCAAAATCATTCTCATTAA
- a CDS encoding CZB domain-containing protein — protein MKIKIEELHGAVNSYRNRSTLTKYAVQNSNNQVFCALAKLDHIIYKNNLYSMIFKISNTFNQVDHTQCRLGKWYFEGDGKRDFFDTQGYKKLDSFHMQVHTNANYLAQAIQKKADNLEEITEQKIQAMENGSKGVVACIDEMYLEKYNYFQDKKAQIGV, from the coding sequence ATGAAAATAAAAATTGAGGAGCTTCATGGTGCGGTAAATAGCTATAGAAATCGTTCAACATTAACAAAATATGCAGTACAAAATTCCAATAATCAGGTTTTCTGTGCACTTGCAAAACTCGATCATATTATTTACAAAAATAATCTTTATTCCATGATCTTTAAAATTAGCAATACCTTTAATCAAGTTGATCATACTCAATGTCGTTTGGGTAAATGGTATTTTGAAGGTGATGGTAAGCGTGACTTTTTTGATACACAGGGATATAAAAAATTAGATAGTTTTCATATGCAGGTACATACAAATGCAAACTATTTGGCTCAAGCTATTCAGAAAAAAGCAGATAATCTTGAAGAAATTACAGAGCAAAAGATTCAGGCAATGGAAAATGGAAGTAAGGGGGTTGTTGCTTGTATTGATGAAATGTATCTTGAAAAATATAATTATTTTCAAGATAAAAAGGCACAGATAGGGGTTTAA
- a CDS encoding transglycosylase domain-containing protein, which translates to MIFSKKKFLVVLGIVLGVLFCWFFSVWISLQADIDRLKNYTPQLTTQILDRKDRLVANIFGNQFRFYATFNEIPPRMIEALLAVEDTLFFEHHGINYDAILRAIIKNLRHGKYSEGGSTLTQQLIKNAVLTRDKTLYRKIKEAILAIQIELSLSKEEILERYLNDTFLGHGYYGIKAAALGYFRKSLDQLSLKEIAMIAGLPRAPSFYDPTKNIDFSLSRANNILERMYTLGWIGENEYKTALVEIPEVYNQSLAQNKAPYVVDMVLKQLDYIQDIRTGGYIVKVGIDLDYQAMAQEAMEKGYKNAMRINQLDENEHMLNGAMIVTQVKSGEILALIGGIDYSKSAFNRATQAKRQIGSTIKPFVYLNAFDLGYSPATMIADVARSFDNSDNEDYWRPRNAGNSFNGIVSLRYALIHSLNLATINLVDMVGFDKTFNALEKYSLNPREKNLTIILGSLIASPMDLARAYSIFSNQGVMLEPQLVKELIKRDGSKKVFYNKQEEITSPQQAYLVTSILQEVVKNGTGRWARVKKMDVAGKTGTTNNNNDAWFCGFTPEVQAVIWFGNDNNGSIGKIGGGTSIVAPVFSDFINKILKIDPGMERNFEKPDGVYQKTINGVKYFYTEISKLPEKKIVDDENKLIF; encoded by the coding sequence TTGATTTTTTCTAAAAAAAAATTTTTAGTTGTGTTGGGTATTGTTTTAGGTGTTTTATTTTGTTGGTTTTTTAGTGTCTGGATTAGTCTACAAGCTGATATAGATAGGTTAAAAAACTACACCCCACAATTAACTACACAGATTTTAGATAGAAAAGATAGGCTTGTGGCAAATATTTTTGGAAATCAGTTCCGATTCTACGCGACTTTTAATGAAATTCCACCTCGGATGATTGAAGCACTTTTGGCGGTTGAGGATACATTGTTTTTTGAACATCATGGGATTAATTATGATGCAATTCTTAGGGCAATTATTAAAAATTTACGTCATGGAAAGTATTCTGAAGGTGGAAGTACACTTACACAACAATTGATTAAGAATGCAGTTTTGACACGAGATAAAACGCTTTATCGCAAGATTAAAGAAGCAATTTTAGCAATTCAAATTGAGTTATCATTAAGTAAAGAGGAAATTTTAGAGCGCTATTTAAATGATACTTTTTTGGGGCATGGGTATTATGGAATAAAAGCAGCTGCACTGGGATATTTTAGAAAATCTCTTGATCAGCTTAGTTTGAAAGAAATTGCGATGATTGCAGGTCTGCCTCGTGCACCAAGTTTTTATGATCCAACAAAAAATATTGATTTTTCTTTAAGTAGGGCAAATAATATTTTGGAGAGAATGTATACGTTGGGTTGGATTGGTGAGAATGAATATAAGACCGCTCTTGTTGAGATTCCAGAAGTTTATAACCAAAGTTTGGCACAAAATAAAGCACCATATGTAGTAGATATGGTATTAAAACAATTAGATTATATTCAAGATATTCGCACTGGTGGGTATATAGTTAAGGTCGGGATTGATTTGGATTATCAGGCTATGGCACAAGAAGCTATGGAAAAGGGTTATAAAAATGCTATGAGAATTAATCAGCTTGATGAAAATGAACATATGTTGAATGGTGCTATGATTGTGACACAGGTAAAAAGTGGAGAGATTTTAGCCTTAATTGGTGGGATTGATTATTCCAAAAGTGCATTTAATCGAGCAACACAGGCAAAAAGACAGATTGGTAGCACCATTAAACCTTTTGTTTATTTAAATGCTTTTGATTTAGGATACTCTCCTGCTACAATGATAGCAGATGTAGCAAGAAGTTTTGACAATAGTGATAATGAAGACTATTGGCGCCCTAGAAATGCTGGAAATTCTTTTAATGGAATTGTGAGTTTGCGCTATGCGTTAATACATTCATTAAATCTTGCAACGATAAATTTAGTTGATATGGTTGGATTTGATAAAACCTTTAATGCCTTAGAAAAATATAGTCTTAATCCTAGAGAGAAGAATCTTACAATTATTCTGGGTAGCTTAATTGCTTCTCCTATGGATTTAGCAAGAGCGTATTCAATTTTTTCTAATCAAGGAGTAATGCTTGAACCTCAACTTGTTAAAGAATTAATTAAAAGAGATGGTAGTAAAAAGGTATTTTATAATAAGCAAGAAGAGATCACAAGTCCACAGCAAGCCTATTTAGTCACTTCTATTTTACAAGAAGTGGTAAAAAATGGAACTGGTAGGTGGGCTAGGGTAAAAAAAATGGATGTAGCAGGCAAAACAGGGACTACAAACAATAATAATGATGCATGGTTTTGTGGTTTTACGCCAGAAGTACAAGCAGTAATTTGGTTTGGTAATGACAATAATGGTTCTATTGGAAAAATAGGAGGCGGGACAAGTATTGTGGCACCTGTATTTTCTGATTTTATTAATAAGATTTTAAAAATTGATCCTGGTATGGAGAGGAATTTTGAAAAACCAGATGGGGTTTATCAAAAAACTATTAATGGTGTAAAATATTTCTATACAGAAATTTCAAAGTTGCCTGAAAAAAAGATTGTTGATGATGAGAATAAGCTTATCTTTTAG
- a CDS encoding DUF507 family protein, which produces MKLKLNHVSYVANKIAIDIANSNLLEVQTSIDKITKLAIEILEEDIKKELQIDSKAKQLLEENIEKIEYVRADEKQLFWMIKKQLAQDENFSLSWEDRYNELSHKLLDEMILEGMIKIKVSENQVRNLIFKAIDMYAKIYEEVEDVVFDKIKNYKRKIMVGTDEYELIFEKMYQEELTRRGF; this is translated from the coding sequence ATGAAATTAAAACTAAATCATGTTTCTTATGTGGCAAATAAAATCGCTATTGACATTGCAAATTCAAATCTTTTGGAGGTACAGACTTCTATAGATAAAATTACTAAGTTAGCAATAGAAATTTTAGAAGAAGATATCAAAAAAGAATTACAAATTGATAGTAAGGCAAAACAGCTTTTAGAGGAAAATATTGAAAAAATTGAATATGTGCGCGCGGATGAAAAGCAATTGTTTTGGATGATTAAAAAGCAGCTTGCACAAGATGAGAATTTTTCACTTTCTTGGGAAGATCGATACAATGAATTATCTCATAAATTACTTGATGAAATGATCTTGGAAGGAATGATTAAGATTAAAGTCAGTGAAAATCAAGTAAGAAACTTGATTTTTAAAGCAATTGATATGTATGCAAAAATTTATGAAGAGGTTGAAGATGTGGTTTTTGATAAGATTAAAAACTATAAGCGCAAAATTATGGTAGGTACAGATGAGTATGAGTTAATTTTTGAAAAAATGTATCAAGAAGAATTGACAAGAAGAGGGTTTTAA
- the carA gene encoding glutamine-hydrolyzing carbamoyl-phosphate synthase small subunit, whose protein sequence is MQKAWIYLENGMFFEALSFGAEGSSVGEIVFNTSMSGYQEIITDPSYAGQFITFSMPEIGIVGVNSFDAESKIPYCKGILVREYNGKFSNFRAEENLEKLLKKYNIMGLAQINTRDLIKTIRNEGAMMMIASTIISDKKLLKEELHKSQRIEEINYIEKVSTKVPYIHQQSIFDFETFSYAKSQTQKKIVAIDFGIKTNILNELTAVGLEVEVLPYSFDAESLIKRFKIGEISGVFLSNGPGDPMVLTKEVMEIKKLIVHKIPMFGICLGHQLLSIAHGYNTYKLKFGHHGGNHPVKNLKTGGVEITSQNHNYSVPEEIEEVAHVTHRNLFDNTIEGVEYKDSPIFSVQHHPESSPGPKEASILFKKFAAML, encoded by the coding sequence ATGCAAAAAGCTTGGATTTATTTAGAAAATGGAATGTTTTTTGAAGCCCTATCTTTTGGTGCAGAGGGAAGTAGTGTTGGGGAAATTGTTTTTAATACCTCAATGAGCGGGTATCAAGAAATTATTACAGATCCTAGCTACGCAGGACAATTTATTACTTTTAGTATGCCAGAAATCGGGATTGTCGGAGTGAATTCTTTTGACGCAGAATCAAAAATACCATATTGCAAAGGGATTTTGGTTCGAGAATATAATGGAAAATTTTCAAATTTTAGAGCGGAAGAAAATTTAGAAAAGCTTTTAAAAAAATACAATATTATGGGGCTTGCACAAATCAATACACGTGATTTGATAAAAACAATTCGTAATGAAGGTGCGATGATGATGATTGCATCAACTATTATTAGCGATAAAAAACTCCTGAAAGAAGAGTTGCACAAATCTCAGCGTATTGAAGAAATTAATTATATTGAGAAGGTTTCGACAAAGGTGCCTTATATACATCAGCAATCTATTTTTGATTTTGAAACTTTTTCATATGCTAAATCACAGACACAAAAGAAAATTGTGGCTATTGATTTTGGCATTAAAACAAATATTTTAAATGAATTAACTGCAGTGGGGCTTGAAGTGGAGGTATTGCCTTATAGCTTTGATGCAGAAAGTTTAATCAAGCGTTTTAAGATAGGGGAAATTAGTGGAGTGTTTTTATCTAATGGTCCAGGGGATCCTATGGTTTTGACTAAAGAGGTTATGGAAATTAAAAAACTTATTGTTCATAAAATTCCTATGTTTGGCATTTGTTTAGGGCATCAGCTATTATCCATTGCACATGGCTATAATACATATAAGCTTAAATTTGGACATCATGGTGGGAACCATCCGGTAAAAAATCTTAAAACCGGTGGTGTGGAAATCACTTCTCAAAATCATAATTATTCTGTGCCAGAGGAGATAGAGGAAGTGGCACATGTCACACATCGCAATCTTTTTGATAATACTATTGAGGGGGTAGAATATAAAGATAGCCCAATTTTTTCAGTGCAGCACCATCCTGAATCTAGTCCTGGTCCCAAGGAAGCAAGTATTTTGTTTAAAAAATTTGCCGCTATGCTTTGA
- a CDS encoding NFACT family protein has translation MKLSFLKNIAKLFKEYQQIHHIKRINDNLFKLQLQQDIFYLDLNKSQSQIFIGENILSQKNYHAPFDLMLQKLCTKASINDCYTDGNNRILIFSLTQNNAYKSYHFFLHFEFTGKYTNAILVDSKQIILEAMRHLNKDKSSREIKVNHTLTPLFQKNFHYTPEEYDKEKLLENLKNHYVQIMQKNLESKRKAILYSLEKKMQKYNLLLDSLPSEIKLLEESKKLSNDATLLLANLHLLTPYQDKITLQDFMQNYITLSFEKKFASPQDLVNHMFNQSKKTLQKAKGISMQKQNLKDKILFLHKEISFIQETKNLENLLILQPSKKNQKQAPKFESFFIENHKISLGKNQNENKQLLENAKANDIWLHIRDIPSSHMIIHCGKSKVPLHIIQKAGEILVGLDCIKKGNFAVDYTLRKFVKIKEKANVVYTKHQTLMYKK, from the coding sequence ATGAAACTTAGTTTTTTAAAAAATATTGCTAAACTTTTTAAGGAATATCAGCAAATCCACCATATCAAGCGTATTAATGATAATCTTTTTAAACTCCAACTCCAACAAGATATTTTCTACCTTGATCTCAATAAATCTCAAAGTCAAATTTTTATAGGAGAAAATATTCTTAGTCAAAAAAACTATCATGCTCCTTTTGACTTAATGTTGCAAAAACTTTGCACAAAAGCAAGTATAAATGATTGCTATACCGATGGCAACAACAGAATATTAATTTTTTCTCTCACACAAAATAATGCTTATAAAAGCTATCATTTTTTCTTACATTTTGAATTTACAGGAAAATATACTAATGCAATCTTGGTGGATTCTAAACAAATTATTCTTGAAGCAATGCGTCATCTCAATAAAGATAAAAGTTCAAGAGAAATCAAAGTCAATCACACCCTAACACCACTTTTCCAAAAAAATTTTCACTACACTCCTGAAGAATATGATAAAGAAAAATTACTAGAAAATCTAAAAAATCATTATGTACAAATAATGCAAAAAAATCTAGAATCTAAAAGAAAAGCTATTTTATATTCTCTTGAAAAAAAGATGCAAAAATATAATCTCTTATTAGATTCTCTACCCTCTGAAATAAAACTTCTAGAAGAATCAAAAAAACTTTCCAATGACGCTACGCTATTACTTGCCAACCTTCATCTTCTCACACCCTATCAAGATAAAATCACACTACAAGATTTCATGCAAAACTATATAACACTATCTTTTGAAAAAAAATTTGCATCTCCACAAGATCTTGTCAATCACATGTTTAACCAGAGTAAAAAAACCTTGCAAAAAGCCAAGGGAATTAGCATGCAAAAACAAAATCTTAAAGATAAAATCCTATTTTTACACAAAGAAATTAGCTTTATTCAAGAAACAAAAAATTTAGAAAATCTTTTAATTTTACAACCTTCCAAAAAAAATCAAAAACAGGCACCAAAATTTGAAAGCTTCTTTATTGAGAATCATAAAATATCATTAGGAAAAAATCAAAATGAAAACAAACAACTTCTAGAAAATGCAAAAGCTAATGATATTTGGCTACATATCCGTGACATTCCCTCATCACATATGATTATCCATTGTGGAAAAAGCAAGGTTCCTCTACATATTATCCAAAAAGCTGGTGAGATTCTTGTAGGATTAGATTGCATTAAAAAAGGAAATTTTGCAGTCGATTATACATTAAGGAAGTTTGTAAAAATTAAAGAAAAGGCAAATGTGGTATATACAAAACACCAAACTTTGATGTATAAAAAGTAA
- a CDS encoding AAA family ATPase — protein MIESIQIKESPVFEHLQIDLHTGLNVFSGASGSGKSVFMESLLAIFGIKDSNAKSLQAILSNLKVDLEDYDLQNEEEIILSITKKDKTRYNLQGNFIAKKTLQELLSPVIKHISLKNATELLSENILNTFDNLIKNQDPSYQDSLLLMQENYKSLKEVKQQYQALLEKEKNIQDLKDLATFEIKQITNINPKLGEYEELIALKKTLSKKEKIQEKIQNALQAFEHLDNIQTALDALEIDLPHFYDSIYEAKGILEDQENKILSLDEINPEELLQRLSDLALLNQRYGSIESAINHLHIQEQKLKDYENISFNKEKLLKQQDVLSNKCHLIAKDITAYREKFLPLFLEKLQTLCTTLKLQTIQIILQESILNSTGTQEIQLKLHNTPIQNLSTGEYNRLRLAIMCLNSDFNHNTGILVLDEIDANLSGEESEGVAKILKKLSSSYQIFAISHQPHLPALADTHYLVYKEGQKSQIKILDTSGKIQEIARMISGSNITQEALDFAKKRLGL, from the coding sequence ATGATTGAAAGTATTCAAATTAAAGAATCGCCGGTTTTTGAACACTTACAGATCGATTTGCACACAGGATTAAATGTTTTTAGTGGTGCTAGCGGTAGCGGTAAATCAGTTTTTATGGAATCTCTTCTTGCAATTTTTGGTATCAAAGATTCTAATGCTAAAAGTCTGCAGGCTATTTTGTCAAATCTTAAGGTAGATCTAGAGGATTATGACTTACAAAATGAGGAAGAAATTATTCTTAGCATAACAAAAAAAGATAAAACGCGTTATAATCTCCAAGGAAACTTTATTGCAAAAAAAACTCTCCAAGAACTCCTTTCTCCCGTAATCAAGCATATTTCCCTCAAAAATGCCACGGAACTACTTAGCGAAAATATTCTCAACACCTTTGATAATCTCATTAAAAATCAAGATCCATCATATCAGGATTCTCTCCTCTTAATGCAAGAAAATTACAAATCCCTCAAAGAGGTCAAACAACAATACCAAGCCTTGCTTGAAAAAGAAAAAAACATTCAAGATCTTAAAGATTTGGCTACTTTTGAAATCAAACAAATTACTAATATTAATCCAAAACTTGGAGAATATGAAGAACTCATTGCACTTAAAAAAACCTTATCAAAAAAAGAAAAGATTCAAGAAAAAATTCAAAATGCCCTACAAGCCTTTGAACATCTCGATAACATCCAAACAGCATTAGATGCTCTAGAAATTGATTTACCACATTTTTATGATAGTATATATGAAGCTAAAGGGATTTTAGAAGATCAAGAAAATAAAATACTTTCGCTTGATGAGATCAATCCCGAAGAACTACTCCAAAGACTTTCTGATCTCGCTTTACTTAATCAACGTTATGGAAGCATAGAATCTGCAATCAATCATCTACATATACAAGAGCAAAAGCTAAAAGATTATGAAAATATTAGTTTTAATAAAGAAAAATTACTCAAACAACAAGATGTTTTATCTAATAAGTGCCATCTTATTGCAAAAGATATCACAGCCTATAGAGAAAAATTTCTTCCTCTTTTTCTTGAAAAACTACAAACACTTTGCACAACTCTTAAGCTTCAAACTATACAAATCATCTTACAAGAATCTATACTAAATTCCACAGGAACGCAAGAAATCCAGCTAAAACTACACAACACCCCAATCCAAAATCTTAGTACAGGAGAATACAATCGCTTAAGACTAGCGATAATGTGTTTAAATTCAGACTTTAATCACAATACAGGAATCTTAGTGCTCGATGAAATTGATGCTAATCTAAGTGGTGAAGAAAGTGAAGGGGTAGCAAAAATTCTAAAAAAACTCTCTAGCTCCTACCAAATCTTTGCCATCTCTCATCAACCCCACCTCCCCGCACTTGCAGACACACACTATCTTGTATATAAAGAAGGGCAAAAAAGTCAGATTAAAATTCTTGATACATCTGGAAAAATTCAAGAAATTGCACGCATGATTAGCGGTTCAAACATTACTCAAGAAGCCTTAGATTTTGCTAAAAAAAGACTAGGGCTATGA